In Leclercia sp. LSNIH1, the genomic stretch GGTAGGAAACACCCACACTCAGCATGCCGTTGTCTGGACGAACACCAACGGTGTTGCCGTCGCCGATGTTGTTAACCCACTGGTATTCCAGACGGGTAGCAACGTCACGGGTCATAGCCCACTCAACGCCACCAGCGAATACTGGGGAGACGCCGGTGTCATGGTCGTCGCCAGCGATGCTGTTGCTGGAGTCTGCACGCCATACCATGCCGCCCAGACGGGTGTAGATGTCTACAGCGTCATTTACTGGGTAGCCCAGTTTAGCAGTCAGCTGAACGCCCTGAGCTTTGAATGCGCCGTTAACGTTGTCGCCTTTGTAAGGCATACGGCCCAGCCAGTCGTAACCCATTTCGAAGCCAACGTACGGGTTAACCTGATAACCACCGAACGCGCCTGCGCCCAGCTGGCTTTCATGAGTTGGACCGTCGTTGTTCAGAGCGTCGTTATACCAACCAGTGTCATGGAACTGAGACCAGCCCAGTTTACCACCAGCGTACCAGGTATTATCTTTCGGAGCGGCCTGCGCTACGGTAGCGAAACCAGCCAGTGCCACTGCAATCGCGATAGCTGTCTTTTTCATTTTTTGCGCCTCGTTATCATCCAAAAATCGCCATGAGAATCTCAATGAGAGTCACGGTTAAATCCTTCACCGGGGGGCGGGGACAAAGAGTAAACCTACCGATATCTTCGGCTTAGGCCGAGCACCCCTGGCGATGTAAAGTCTACAACGTACCTGAAAACTTACAAGTGTGAACTCTGTCAGGCATATGAAAAAAAAAGTTTTGTATACACAATATTTAACATTTATTGCGCAATTTAAGGCGTGCTAAAATGAAGAAAGCCGCGGCAGACAAGACTTTTCGCGGCTTTTTTATAGAGAACCAACGGCGTACAGAGGGCGCAAAAAAAATTCCAGGAATACTCTTATTTTTACTTAATGATACAAATTGGAGTGAATTTTTAGCCCAGAAAGGTGTCCGTTGCCCAGAGCATTCATTCGAATGGGACGCATTATGAAGCCGAGCGCATTACCTTCTTCGGCGGCTTCAGCCAGACGATGTTGCTCCGTTTCCGTCAACTCGTGCGTAAACCAACCGATCACGACGCTGTAATTTCCGGTACGTAACGCCCTCACCATTGAATCTACAGTATGGCATGGATCCATCTGGCTTATCTGCATCACTTTTGTGAGCGGCAAGCCGGCGGACTGCACCCATTCCCGGCTCAATTTCTGCTGCGGCGTAAGCCACAGCTGCCAGCGCGACTGCTGACCAAGCTGCTGTAACAGTGGCAGCAATAACAGCTGCGTCATCATGGGCTGGTCTTCACGGTAGAGCACTTCACTAATCAGCCCGGTGGAAACAGGCGCAGTGGAATTCAGCGCGCTTTTACCTGCGGTAGAAGAGAAAGTAGTTGAACGGTTTGCATAGCCTGAAGAGTACATAATCAATCCAGCCCTGTAGTTACTGTATGGATATACAGTAACCCCTGTGCGACTAAAGATCAACCTCATTTTCGGAAAGCTCCTCGCAAATTTGGTTTGTAATTCAGTCGTATTGAAAAATCAGCTTGCCGTTCAATCATAAGTTACCTATTTTTTGGCTAACGGATCCGTTAACAAGCGACTTCATCATTACTCCATGATTTAAAAGGGAAATATCATGAAAAAGTTATCGTATGAACGGATCTATCAATCAGCAGAATACCTGTCTCCTCTGGGCGAGGTTCAGTATCGTGCCCTGTTTGGCGGTTACACTCTGGCGGTAGATGACACGGTATTTGCCATGGTGTCGGAAGGGGAGTTATACCTGCGGGCCTATGAAGAGAGTGCACCCTACTGCGTAAAGCATGCCTCGTCTTTCCTGACGCTGGTGAAGCGGGGGCGGCCGGTGTTGTTAAACTATTTTCGCGTCGATGAAGGACTCTGGCAGGATCGCGAAACGCTTCTGCAGCTCTCGTCGTTTGCGCTGGAGGCGGCGCGGCGGGAGCGCTGCGAACGCTACAAGCGCGAGAGGCTGAAAGATTTACCCAATCTCACCTTTCAGCTGGAGATCCTGCTCTATGAAGCGGGCATCACCAATGAAGAGGCATTACGTGAGCTGGGAGCAGAACAGTGCTGGCTGAAGATCAGAGCGCTGAACAAGCACCTCAGTTACAAGGTGCTGTTTGCGCTGGAAGGGGCGATCACCGGGCTCCACGTCGCTGCGCTCCCGGAAGTCAGACGCCAGGAGCTGGTGGAGTGGTACAAAAAGCTGCCGGTTGAGACGCCCGTCACTCCGGCAGTTGATTAACGTGCTGTTGTAGATGGCAAATTTCTGGCAGCAACGCGATGAGCAGACCAATCTGCTGCAGCACCAGAGGCGCCTTGCTCTCTGCGCCTGGCTCAATATGTGAAATGCGTTGCGCCAGTTCGCTTAGCGCCTGTTGAACACGAGGCTCATCCGCCGGACGTTGATGAAGCGCATCATCAACATAGCAGACCGCATCGTCGAGCAACCCCAGGATTGCGGGGTTGTTGAGCCGCTCGCGGTGTGCGCCCAACGCGGCGATGTAGCTGGTAAAAGTATGGTTCAGGCACAGCAAACGGAATGCGATTTCACGAGTTTCTGCGGTTGCCCGCGGCTCCGTGGACATATTCGACACCACAGAAGCCAGCTCCGCGTCGCGGTTATAGGCGTCACGCCGGGCTATACGGTACGCCAGACGGTTATCGCGCCCCTGGTGATACTGCTCAAGGATGGCATCGAGATAACGGCAGTTAGCATTCATCGCCTGATCCAGCACCCGAGGCAGATTACGGAACCGCCAGTCTGGCCAGATGAAACTCACTGCAGCCCAGGCAATGGCGCAGCCAATTAACGTATCAATGACGCGCGGCAAAGCTACCTCAAAGCCTTCCCCAAGCAGGTTAAAGCAGAGCAGCACCAGCAGGGTGATAAACATGGTGGCGTGGGCATATTGCACATTGCGAAACGCAAAAAACAGCACGCCGGTGATCACAATTAAGATCAGCTGGCCTTCCAGCGAAGGGACAAAGTAAAGGATGGGTAACCCGACAGCGACCCCTACCAGGGTGCCGAGAATACGCAGCGCCAGCCGATGGCGGGTGGCGTTGTAGTTGGGCTGACAGACAAAGAGGCTGGTAAGCAAAATCCAGTAGCCGTGATTAAGCCCGGTTATCTGTATAAAAGCATAACCAATACAGAGCACCAGCGACATCCTCACCGCATGGCGAAACAGCGCCGATTCCGGAGAAAAATGACGACTTAAACGCAGCCAGATATCGCTAAACCCATGCAGACTGTCATCCGCAAGCTGGTTATTCACATCATTACCGGGTGTTGCCAGCGCCTGCTCAGATTCGATGGTGGCGAGCTGGGCATCTATGGCGCGTAAGTTATTTAACAGAAAACCCAGCGCTTTCATCTGCTCAGCAGAGGTGCCGCTGGCCTGA encodes the following:
- the sulA gene encoding SOS-induced cell division inhibitor SulA, whose translation is MYSSGYANRSTTFSSTAGKSALNSTAPVSTGLISEVLYREDQPMMTQLLLLPLLQQLGQQSRWQLWLTPQQKLSREWVQSAGLPLTKVMQISQMDPCHTVDSMVRALRTGNYSVVIGWFTHELTETEQHRLAEAAEEGNALGFIMRPIRMNALGNGHLSGLKIHSNLYH
- the yccS gene encoding YccS family putative transporter, coding for MLSPLLRRYTLNSAWLYNARIFIALCGSTALPWWLGEVKLTIPLTLGVVAGALADLDDRLTGRLRNLVITLICFFIASASVELLFPWPWFFAIGLTLSTSVFILLGGLGQRYATIAFGALLIAIYTMLGVSLYDQWYQQPVLLLLGAVWYNLLTLAGHLIFPIRPLQDNLARSYEQLAHYLELKSRLFDPDIEDDGQAPLYDLALANGQLVTTLNQTKASLLTRLRGDRGQRGTRRTLHYYFVAQDIHERASSSHIQYADLREKFRYSDVMFRFQRLLSMQSQACQQLSRSILLRTPYQHDPRFERAFTHLDAALDRVQASGTSAEQMKALGFLLNNLRAIDAQLATIESEQALATPGNDVNNQLADDSLHGFSDIWLRLSRHFSPESALFRHAVRMSLVLCIGYAFIQITGLNHGYWILLTSLFVCQPNYNATRHRLALRILGTLVGVAVGLPILYFVPSLEGQLILIVITGVLFFAFRNVQYAHATMFITLLVLLCFNLLGEGFEVALPRVIDTLIGCAIAWAAVSFIWPDWRFRNLPRVLDQAMNANCRYLDAILEQYHQGRDNRLAYRIARRDAYNRDAELASVVSNMSTEPRATAETREIAFRLLCLNHTFTSYIAALGAHRERLNNPAILGLLDDAVCYVDDALHQRPADEPRVQQALSELAQRISHIEPGAESKAPLVLQQIGLLIALLPEICHLQQHVNQLPE
- the ompA gene encoding porin OmpA encodes the protein MKKTAIAIAVALAGFATVAQAAPKDNTWYAGGKLGWSQFHDTGWYNDALNNDGPTHESQLGAGAFGGYQVNPYVGFEMGYDWLGRMPYKGDNVNGAFKAQGVQLTAKLGYPVNDAVDIYTRLGGMVWRADSSNSIAGDDHDTGVSPVFAGGVEWAMTRDVATRLEYQWVNNIGDGNTVGVRPDNGMLSVGVSYRFGQQEEAAPIVAPAPAPAPEVQTKHFTLKSDVLFNFNKATLKPEGQQALDQLYTQLSNLDPKDGSVVVLGFTDRIGSDAYNQGLSEKRAQSVVDYLISKGIPANKISPRGMGESNPVTGSTCDNVKARAALIDCLAPDRRVEIEVKGIKDVVTQPAA
- a CDS encoding TfoX/Sxy family DNA transformation protein, with the protein product MKKLSYERIYQSAEYLSPLGEVQYRALFGGYTLAVDDTVFAMVSEGELYLRAYEESAPYCVKHASSFLTLVKRGRPVLLNYFRVDEGLWQDRETLLQLSSFALEAARRERCERYKRERLKDLPNLTFQLEILLYEAGITNEEALRELGAEQCWLKIRALNKHLSYKVLFALEGAITGLHVAALPEVRRQELVEWYKKLPVETPVTPAVD